The Populus alba chromosome 13, ASM523922v2, whole genome shotgun sequence genome contains the following window.
gttttcttcaattaggctCTCCACTGCTACAATTGAGTTTTCAACCTTTGTTATTTGGTATAATTTGATCCTCTAACTTCTAATTTATACGATTAAATTGCTATTTAGCCTATTTTTACCACCTTCAAATTTCTTGTTCATTTGTGaccctaaaataatttttagtttttattgttttgattttttttggatttttgaatattttaaaagaagaaaatatttcttACATAAAAGACTTTTGTGGGCCCAAAATTAGATTATGACAaagatgataaaggaaaaaattatttttaagctgTATGAATGGTTAATCATGCATTTTGAACTTACTAATGCAActaatacttttataaaaattatgactCATGTGTTGCATGTATTCATagataaatttatagttttatatttttatgatattctaatctatagaaaaatattcacatttcaattaaaaaaaggcaaTTATTGGtcacaacaaaataaataaaactaaaatcaatcaaGTGTAATGAAATAGACCATATTATAAGAGTCATTATGGACTAGGAAGTTTAAAAGAACTATAAGTAACAAGAGACCAAGGAAAATGATCAATCATAACAATTTGAATTTGCAAGGTTGTTTCGTACCACCtttgaatattaaattcttattATATAGTTTCTCCTTatgaataattaacaaaaaatataattgaccaACAAAttatttgacaggttaacaGCAACCCTTAGATATACCCTACAAAGACTTTGGGTGTAATGCTGGCCGGTCATCAGCGATACGAGAAAGTTAAGAGAGCTTGTCCGGCATAGCACATGCGACGTCCTTCCCCCACTGAATTTAAAAACCCAATTCTGCATATTATTAATGGAAAAGAGAGGTGAAAACcaagggaatatatatatatatatatatattctgtacTGAAATTTGGTCAACAGAAAATTATTGAcattaatttcaatcaatatgCCATTCAAGCTACGTATTAATATGGCCCCCCTCCCATCATCCTTAAGTTTACTAATTTCTGacaattgatttgatttgaaaattcaTTACAGGCAATAATCACAACAActaatatgaatatatatatatatatatatatatatatatatatatatatatatatattaaacaggAGACATTTAAGAGCAATGTCAtgcacttaaaaataaaaggcaagatAAATTTCTATAGACTAAAGTAGGCGTAGGATATAAGgttgtttaattcaatttcaatcaataaaaataattaagcatTGATAATAAgttgggaaaaaataaaatgtctttTTATTAAACGATCAAGATTAGCTTACAACACACAAGAGAGGAAAACATATATACAGCTTGTTCTATTtcaaaataagatttatttatgtttttgatgaataaattaggattgtttgttttttaaatcccATTTAGTGTTACACTAACTTTTACTCTGACAATATTAGGattaaaacaatacaatttatgaatcttttaattttaaaatattgtatataaaattatatgtaatttgaatagaaattattttatctgcatttataaaaaaattatgaattaatttttttatatttctaataaaatttgcgtcaagaaataataaaaacattatgaatcaTTTTCTCGAGAGGAGTCAAAAcccaagatatatatatatatatatatatatatatatatatatatttgtgtgtgtgtgttttaatagtttaataaattttaaagtaattttatttttgatggatttttatttattattttcttgttttataaagttttggtaataaaaaatgaagtctcaataaaatattatattggttggaatgttttaagaaaaaaaatattgtgttatTTAGGGTTTTACATAATGTTTAATTAACCAGACCAATTCCTTGAGATTATTCTTGGTTTCCTTTATGGTTAGGAAATATGATTTATAAAGATTAATGACCGAACATCTCTTTTACGTTCGGTACTTTCCCCTTCAAAGGCTTCTTCAGGTCTATAGTCCTTCCAACCAGCCAAAATTGAAATTCCTTTGAATTGATCTTCCTTTGAATCTGTTTGCATGAATCGTCACCACACATTTATAAAGACATATTCCGGTGTGCAGAGGAAGCTCTATCAATTTTCTCAAAACTCATGGCTATATCAATTATCTTGCCTTTTCTGcctttgattttcttctcttcattttcaTCTTCGACAATTGACAGATTAAGCGGATCCTCATCTTTATCAGTGGAACATGCAGACGATGTTTTGACTTCGCCGAATGGCGATTTCTCGGCGGGGTTTTTCCCTGTCGGAGATAATGCTTACTGCTTTGCTATATGGTTTTGTGAGCCATATAGTGAAGGCAACCGCACCATTGTTTGGATGGCAAACCGTGACCAACCAGTTAACGGAAGAAAGTCAGAGCTTTCTCTACGTAAATCGGGTAATGCCATCATTACCGATGCTGGCCGTCTCACTGTTTGGTCCACAAACACTGTTTCAGAATCCCCTGTGTTTCTATACCTCCATGAAAATGGTAATCTTATACTACAAAACTCGGAAGGTGGTGTGCTTTGGCAAAGCTTCGATTCTCCGACAGATACTCTACTTCCTCAGCAACTACTCACCAAGGATATGCAGCTTGTTTCATCTAGAAGCCAAGGAAACTTTTCTTCAAGATTCTATAAGCTTTATTTTGATGACGATAACGTTCTCCGTCTTCTGTACGGAGGTCCTGAAATCAGCGTATATTGGCCGGATCCGGAGCTTCTGAGCTGGGAAGCTTCGAGGTCAACTTATAACAGCAGCCGAATTGCTTTTCTAGATTCATTGGGTTACTTTAGCTCATCTGACAATTTTACTTTTATGTCTGCTGATTATGGAGAAAGATTCCAGAGAATATTGAAACTAGATTTCGATGGTAATATTCGGCTATACAGTCGAAAATACAGGATGGACAAGTGGACTGTTTCATGGCAAGCCATGTCTCAACCTTGCAGGATTCACGGGACCTGTGGACCTAACAGTATTTGTAGCTACGTTCCTCACTTTGGTAGGAAATGTTCATGCCTTCCAGGATTCAAGATCAGGGATCGTACGGACTGGTCATTGGGTTGTGTACAAGAATTCAATCTCACTTGTACCAGAAATGAGATACGTTTCCTTAAGCTGTCTAATGTTGAGTTTTTTGGCTACGACTATGGCTTCTTCCCCAATTGCACCTTTGGAATGTGTGAAAACTTGTGCTTGCAGATATGTGACTGCAAAGGATTCCAGTTCAAGTTCATCAAGCACGACCATCCCAGTAACATTCCTTATTGTTACCCCAAGACACAGCTGCTGAATGGGCATCATTCACCAAATTTCGAAGGAGACATGTATCTGAAGGTGCCGAAAACCTTGCCTATTCAAGAAACTGGGTTAGATTGCTCCAGCACAGTTGTCAAGCAGCTGAACAGAACATACACAAAACACCAAGAAAATGCATCACTAAAGTTTGTCGTTCGATTTGCGATGGTAGTTGGATCGGTTGAGCTCGGTGTCATTTTCATAGTGTGGTGTTTTCTTATAAGAACTCACCGGAACTCTAGCGAAGGTACCCAAAATTACCACAGAATTACCACTGGCTTCAGAAAATTCACCCTTTCAGAGCTAAAAAAGGCGACTCAAGGATTTAGCAAAGAGATTGGAAGAGGTTCTGGAGGAGTTGTTTACAAGGGAATGTTATCTGATCATAGAATAGCAGCCGTTAAGCGACTGAATGATGCTTACCAAGGAGAAGCAGAGTTCCAGGCAGAAGTTAGCACAATTGGGAAACTTAATCACATGAACTTGACAGAGATGTGGGGATATTGTGCAGAAGGAAAGCACAGGCTTTTGGTATACAAGTACATGGAGCATGGATCCTTGGCAGAACAACTCTCTTCCAATTCACTTGGTTGGGAAAAGAGGTTTGACATCGCAGTAGGGACTGCTAAAGGCCTTGCTTATTTACATGAAGAATGCCTAGAGTGGGTTTTACATTGTGATGTAAAGCCTCAGAACATACTTCTCGACAGCAACTACCAGCCAAAGGTGTCAGATTTTGGATTATCTCGGCCACTAAAAAGAGGTAGCCAAGTTATCGAAGGCTTCTCAAAGATAAGAGGAACTAGAGGTTACATGGCTCCGGAGTGGGTTTTCAATCTGCCCATCACCTCCAAAGTGGATGTTTATAGCTATGGCATGGTATTGCTGGAGATGATCAGTGGAAAGTGTCCAGCAGAGGAGATAGAGAACAGGAGGCTGGTTACATGGGTGAGAGAAAAGATGAAGCAAGCTCCTGAAATGAGCTCTTGGATAGAAATGATCATAGACCCCAAATTGGAAGGAAAATATGACAAGGGTAGGATGGAAATCCTGTTTGAGGTGGCTCTAAAATGTGTAGCTGAAGACAGAGATGCGAGACCAACAATGAGCCAAGTAGTTgaaatgattttgcatcagGAAAATGATTCTGAACTTGTCTAATCCACTGTAAGCATATAATAgtcttaattattgttattgtgtTCTCTATGTTGTGATAAACTCAATCATCCACCAACTACCATCTGCAGCCATCAACTATCAACCACCCAAACACCActtgaagtttgaattttcttattttcaatttgtgtataaataagtagttaagtttatgttattatgtgtgagaaagaaaagagagaaactctagagagaaagagagggtgtgtattaagagtgttttgtttgtattttgtaagcttgtggttttaaaataaaaccatgtgTTTTATTCCCTCTGAGTGTTCCAAAgtcaccaccagtggtttctcacACCAACATTTAGTATTAGAGCCTTGTTCGTCaaaaaacagaagagtttttGGGATATAcctgaattttcaaagttgtcaaaaacacATTTTGATCATTACACAGTGTAGGGTTCATCCATACGAACTCACTGGTGCAAAAATAAGCATCACTGGAGAAGAAGGTAGCTCATACACACCGCCTAAAAGTTTGGTACTGTAGCCCACGCGCAGCCGATGCGACTAGAGGAAGAAGACAACTGAGCCACACGCACGACATATTTGAGCCGCACCAAGCTGCTGCCTAGCCGAGCTGTAAGTTGTGCCACCAGCCGCGCTTAAGAATATTCCagagaatattcccggttcaaccctaGCGAACCGCCCAACGTCCAGAATCGGTTTCCTaaccaattcaacccatttCTGCCCTATTTTCAACAAAGTAATACCGAATACCTACTGTTTTGAGCATTCCAGATTGATCTATGGTGTCTGTTTTGCTAAATTCAACTCCTAgtaggtgatatagtcattcaaaaAGCAAAATGATTATAGAAAATGCAcaaacactcatcccgaagctaaccaaagacaactatgataattGGTGTATCaaattgaaggcatttcttagCTCACAAGAGTGTATAGAGATTGTGGATTAatatggttatgatgaaccagagtccaaagaagcagAAGATTCATTACAAGAGGCACAAAAACAAGTCCTGAGAgccaatagaaagaaagacaacaaagcaaagaccatcatatatcaaggtcttgatgaagccACATTTGAGATCACAGCTTCCACATAAACTTCAAAAGGAAGGAGTCAACAAAGACGAGAATGATTTCAACAATTTCAAggaagaggatcttggaatacaGGATTCAAAGGAAGAGGAGGTAGAAACACAACCAGAGGAGGTCGGGGACAACAAGCATTTACTCCTaaaggaagaggaggcggttacaataactgtgacaagagaaatatcaagttttatagttgcaatcaatttgggcactatagcactgaatgtcGAAGGAATGCTCTATTAGAGGTACGCGAAcaagccaactatgtagagGAGGATGCCATCATCAGAGGACTAGCTGCATTATTAGTCCAACAAGGACTAGGTGAGAATTATGAGAATATTTGGTATCTAGATTCTAGAGCCAACAATCAAATGTGTGGCCAACGGGATCTATttggtgatctagatgagaccataTAAGGTCTAGTCACATTTGGAGATACCTCAAAAGTTCCAGtaaaaggtaaaggcaacatcccaatcAAGTTGAAGAATAGCGATCATAGCTACATCGCAGATGTTTACTATGTTCTAGCCATAAAGCACAATATGTTGAGTATAAGTCAACTTATGGAGAAAGGTTATACTCTTTACATGAAGAATTGTCATCTGATAGTCAAAGACTACAATGGGAGATTAATTACCTATATGAAGATGTctaagaataggatgtttcctttaaaCATCCAATATGATGCCGCAAagtgtttgagtgccatcaccaacaatGAAGAGTGGCTCTAGCGCctaaggcttggacatctgaatttcataagtctgaagatgctagcaagcaagaagatggtcaaaggtatgccccacattgatcatccagatgaagtctgtgagagttgtgtcctcagcaaacatcacagatccagttttgccaaagaagtcaactagAAAGCAAATAAGCCATGGAGTTAGTGGACACAGATGTATCTCCCATAAAGCCCATGtcaactggacaaaataggtacttccttactttcattgatgattttagcagaaAGACATGAGTATACTttttgaagaggaagtcagaagtattcaattgttttaaatattttgaagcaATTATTGAGAAACAAAGTGGTTATAAGATCAGAAtcgtgagatctgatcaaggtggagaatatacaataaatgactttgaagccttttgtacacaacagggcatcagacatcagacaacaccagcttatacaccatagctgaatggtgtagctgAGAGAAAGAATCAAATGATTCTTGATATGGCAAGAAGTCTACTCAAAGCAAAAAAGTtgcccaaacaatactgggttgaagctgtatcatgtgcaatGTATTtactgaatcgctgcccaaccagaagtttgcaagctGTCACTCCaaaagaagcatggagtggtcataaaccaagtgttactcaccttttgagtctttggttgtgtggcatatgcaaagattcCAGATGCAAAAAGGACCAAACTCAATGAtaaaagcgagaaatgcatctttgtcagATATGGTGATAAAAGGATGGGATACAAGTTGTACAATCCCATCACAAAAAAGTAATaatgagtagagatgttatctttgaagaagataaatcttggcagtggaatgatgataaaaaagaagtaaaatggatcagttttaatttgatccttgaagacGAAGtggaagtaccaacagtacttacAGAAGGTCTAATGTTACCAGCAGATGAACCACAAAGTTcggtacacagattccctgtattcaacaggagaaACACAccagaatcatcatcatcaacaccaccatcaacaCCCTAAACCCTGTATCTAGAAGAGTTGTATGATGCCACTCAAGTCATGGAAGATAtaactctattttgtttcttcgCAGATAGTGACCTACTTAGCTTTAATGAAGCTATCACAGAAAAGAAGTGGAtagaagcaatggatgaagaaatacatgccattgaaAAGAATGACACCTGGAAGTTGACTAATATACTAGAAAATAAGAAAGCAAttggtgtcaaatgggtctataagacgaagaagaatgcaaaaggcaaagtataaagatacaaagcaaGATTAGTGGCAAAAGActacaaacagagagaaggcattaactatggagaagtatttgctccagTAACCCGGCTAGAGATAATTagactgatgatctcactagTTGCACAACATAAatggaagatctatcaactcgatgtgaagtcaacatttctgaatggcttcctagaagaagagatctatgttgaacaaccacttggatacaTTAAAGCTAAAAATGAAGGCAAAGTTTACAAGTTGAAGAGAGCCCTCTgtggtttgaagcaagctccgcgtggatttgaaaaatatccATATGAACACGcaatatatgtgaagaaagaagCAGATGGCAGCATATTATTTGCAtgcctatatgttgatgacttgatattcacCAGCAACAATCCTACCACGTTTaaaaacttcaagaaaaaaatggtaTAGGAGTTTGAGATGACCGACATTGGTCTAATGGcacattttcttggcttagaagtaacgcagaaagaagaagggatttttgtatcccaaagtggttacgccaaagatattcttgaaaggttCAAGATAGAAAGATGCAATCTGGTATCAACTCCAGTTGAGAATGGAGTAGAATTGAGGAAAAGTAAAGTTGGAAATGTTAATCCAACTTttcaaaagcttagtaggaagcttaaggtacttgacatgtaccagaCCGGAGTTGGACTTATCAATAGATATATGGAGACAACAAACCAATCTCACTTAAATGCAGCcaagagaattcttcgctaTATCAaatgaacaataaataaatgtatgttttatacctcaagtaaaAACTTCAATCTTGTTGGCTACTCAGATAGGGATTGGGGTAAAGAtctggatgaaaggaaaagcacaactAGATTTATCTTTTTCATGGGAGATACATCTTTCATATGGTTatccaagaagcaatcgatAGTAATGTTAGCAAGCTGTGAAGCTAAGTATGTTGCTGCCAACTCAGTTATATGCCATTtaatatggttaaggaatatgctgaaatttttgggatttcctcaagaaaGTCCTACAAAGATTTATATTGATAATCGATCAGTGATTGCATTAGCCAAAAATCCAGTGTATCATGAAAAAAGTAAACACATCGATACACGTCATCATTTTATCCGAGAGCATATGAAGAACAAAGAAGTTGAACTGATATCCTGcaaaacaaatgatcaagttgcaAATATCTttacaaagccattgaagggagaaatatttatcaaattgaAGTTCATGCTTGGTATGACATCCcttgattgagtttaaagggggaATTTGTTATGGTAAACTCAATCAACCACCAACTACCACTTGCAGCCACCAACTATCAACCACTCACAACCTACAGCCACCAATTATCAACCACCCAAACACcatttgaagtttgaa
Protein-coding sequences here:
- the LOC118034437 gene encoding putative receptor protein kinase ZmPK1 — encoded protein: MAISIILPFLPLIFFSSFSSSTIDRLSGSSSLSVEHADDVLTSPNGDFSAGFFPVGDNAYCFAIWFCEPYSEGNRTIVWMANRDQPVNGRKSELSLRKSGNAIITDAGRLTVWSTNTVSESPVFLYLHENGNLILQNSEGGVLWQSFDSPTDTLLPQQLLTKDMQLVSSRSQGNFSSRFYKLYFDDDNVLRLLYGGPEISVYWPDPELLSWEASRSTYNSSRIAFLDSLGYFSSSDNFTFMSADYGERFQRILKLDFDGNIRLYSRKYRMDKWTVSWQAMSQPCRIHGTCGPNSICSYVPHFGRKCSCLPGFKIRDRTDWSLGCVQEFNLTCTRNEIRFLKLSNVEFFGYDYGFFPNCTFGMCENLCLQICDCKGFQFKFIKHDHPSNIPYCYPKTQLLNGHHSPNFEGDMYLKVPKTLPIQETGLDCSSTVVKQLNRTYTKHQENASLKFVVRFAMVVGSVELGVIFIVWCFLIRTHRNSSEGTQNYHRITTGFRKFTLSELKKATQGFSKEIGRGSGGVVYKGMLSDHRIAAVKRLNDAYQGEAEFQAEVSTIGKLNHMNLTEMWGYCAEGKHRLLVYKYMEHGSLAEQLSSNSLGWEKRFDIAVGTAKGLAYLHEECLEWVLHCDVKPQNILLDSNYQPKVSDFGLSRPLKRGSQVIEGFSKIRGTRGYMAPEWVFNLPITSKVDVYSYGMVLLEMISGKCPAEEIENRRLVTWVREKMKQAPEMSSWIEMIIDPKLEGKYDKGRMEILFEVALKCVAEDRDARPTMSQVVEMILHQENDSELCRVHPYELTGAKISITGEEGSSYTPPKSLLPHKLQKEGVNKDENDFNNFKEEDLGIQDSKEEEVETQPEEVGDNKHLLLKEEEAVREQANYVEEDAIIRGLAALLVQQGLGENYENIWYLDSRANNQMCGQRDLFGDLDETI